In the genome of Mucisphaera calidilacus, one region contains:
- a CDS encoding helix-turn-helix domain-containing protein has product MTSLPTHPTPASLSGRTDEFSPDAPFRMLGFAWFRIAGQIPALATPFYIGRGVAFHEDYRSEKHRPMPGYAVLKICLSDGGLIRYADQKQRRLVTGQATLRTVGDTGANDGFDPTHRGEWSFLGLIFRGDAAISTVRGFISRYGYVGEFSLESPLMRRMQALCNQPAHSIEMSASEGMNLVNDVLAALVRNAERDTVTTSRLRVAQAVERTIVDNPERIYSVDELSEIHGLSREHLTRIFTQEYGMPPHQYMLEMKVREAGRLLRHTSTPIKTIIRTLGFTPRTFYRVFRQITGVTPSDYRERSTEL; this is encoded by the coding sequence ATGACCTCACTCCCGACCCATCCCACGCCAGCGTCTCTCTCCGGCCGCACCGACGAGTTCTCTCCCGATGCCCCGTTCCGGATGCTGGGCTTTGCCTGGTTCCGCATCGCGGGACAGATCCCCGCGCTGGCCACGCCCTTCTACATCGGTCGTGGCGTCGCCTTCCACGAGGATTACCGCTCGGAGAAGCATCGGCCGATGCCCGGGTACGCGGTCTTGAAGATCTGTCTCTCGGATGGCGGCCTGATCCGATACGCCGACCAGAAGCAGCGGCGTCTCGTCACCGGACAGGCAACGCTCCGCACCGTTGGCGATACCGGTGCCAACGACGGCTTCGACCCGACACACAGGGGCGAGTGGTCGTTTCTCGGTCTCATCTTTCGAGGTGACGCGGCGATCTCCACGGTGCGCGGCTTCATCAGCCGCTACGGCTACGTGGGCGAGTTCTCCCTTGAATCACCGCTCATGCGACGCATGCAGGCGCTGTGCAATCAGCCGGCCCACTCGATCGAGATGAGTGCTTCGGAGGGCATGAATCTGGTGAACGACGTGCTGGCGGCACTGGTGAGAAACGCCGAACGCGACACGGTGACGACCAGCAGGCTGCGCGTCGCTCAGGCGGTCGAACGCACGATCGTCGATAACCCCGAGCGGATCTACTCGGTCGATGAGCTCTCGGAGATCCACGGACTGTCGCGCGAACACCTGACGCGCATCTTCACGCAGGAGTACGGCATGCCGCCACACCAGTACATGCTGGAGATGAAGGTACGCGAGGCGGGGCGACTGCTCCGACACACCAGCACGCCAATCAAGACGATCATCCGCACGCTCGGATTCACGCCACGGACCTTCTATCGCGTCTTCCGCCAGATCACCGGCGTCACACCCTCCGACTATCGCGAACGCTCCACCGAATTGTGA
- a CDS encoding PEP-CTERM sorting domain-containing protein, with amino-acid sequence MNRINTLAATALALAASPALGQVVLSDSFDRTTGLNEAPIDGGFSDWGSPDNALGGSAAGDYLLVSDLANAAMEVTDGDNAILNFGRVILDYNIATDADVLGMGAVEIKVDFNPGNTGGPSFNGRDWLGVFLGDSNQLNGSIGAQFALTGGNPDARVGAGPRNSGSTIARLGPANIRAAGNPSAGNFNEPAYDPSALDDYIAWQAGGDGTAPGDPVEEFPNDRWYTLKLLVTSAPGFTLFEANAPHLAQLHIGPQGGTLDRVDFIPQTPEIEEQFSWGDNNTLTASGGTDTTPGVNDAYLVFVSNGADHRFDNLTISAVPEPAGMAVLGLGAAALLRRRA; translated from the coding sequence ATGAATCGCATCAACACACTCGCCGCAACCGCGCTGGCTCTGGCCGCCTCGCCCGCACTCGGGCAGGTTGTGCTCTCCGACAGCTTCGACCGAACGACGGGTCTTAACGAGGCTCCGATCGACGGGGGTTTCTCCGACTGGGGTTCGCCCGACAACGCGCTCGGCGGTTCGGCCGCTGGCGACTACCTGCTTGTCAGCGACCTCGCCAACGCCGCGATGGAGGTCACGGACGGCGACAACGCCATCCTCAACTTCGGCCGCGTCATCCTTGATTACAACATCGCGACCGATGCGGACGTCCTCGGCATGGGTGCGGTCGAGATCAAGGTTGACTTCAACCCGGGCAACACGGGCGGCCCCTCTTTTAACGGGCGCGACTGGCTGGGCGTCTTCCTGGGCGACTCGAACCAGCTCAACGGCAGCATCGGTGCCCAGTTTGCTCTCACCGGTGGCAACCCCGACGCACGCGTCGGCGCCGGCCCGCGCAATTCGGGTTCAACGATTGCACGGCTGGGCCCCGCCAACATCCGTGCCGCGGGCAACCCCTCCGCGGGCAACTTCAATGAGCCTGCCTACGACCCGTCCGCGCTCGACGACTACATCGCCTGGCAGGCCGGCGGAGACGGCACGGCCCCCGGCGACCCCGTTGAGGAATTCCCCAACGACCGCTGGTATACGCTCAAGCTGCTTGTGACCTCAGCGCCGGGCTTCACGCTCTTCGAAGCCAACGCGCCGCATCTTGCTCAGCTGCACATCGGCCCGCAGGGCGGCACGCTCGATCGCGTGGACTTCATCCCGCAGACGCCTGAGATCGAAGAACAGTTCAGCTGGGGCGACAACAACACCCTGACCGCATCCGGCGGCACCGACACAACACCCGGTGTGAATGACGCCTACCTCGTCTTCGTGTCTAACGGTGCGGACCATCGTTTCGACAACCTCACGATCTCGGCGGTGCCCGAGCCGGCCGGGATGGCGGTCCTGGGCCTCGGCGCGGCGGCACTGCTCCGGCGACGAGCCTGA
- a CDS encoding type II secretion system protein — MSPSHGYRAFTLIELLVVISIIALLIGILLPALGAARDTARSVSCLSQSRQIGTAFAAWQVDNDYGPIPTWHSVALNDGGYLNLEADQADIQVCPSTELVDEAPQGLATGVGGWYGDAATAWKKLPFPGDNLESDGSYQYNAWLMTPAFAGFSGLSSNPNSAELRLNLFQGTDNAFDASNTPLVGDGSWIAGGAKEYYYGTALGGDVSDIDPVQPVTRQATSTSVGWGPTTQVMGHYLNRHKNSVNFSFVDGSGRSVSRAEVFELKWHKNFDIESWPAPDGIR; from the coding sequence ATGTCACCGAGCCACGGCTATCGCGCTTTCACACTCATCGAACTGCTGGTGGTGATTTCCATCATCGCGCTGTTGATCGGCATCCTCCTGCCGGCCCTCGGCGCTGCGCGTGACACGGCGCGCTCGGTCAGCTGCCTCAGCCAGTCGAGGCAGATCGGCACCGCCTTCGCTGCGTGGCAGGTCGACAACGATTACGGGCCGATCCCCACCTGGCACTCGGTCGCGCTCAACGACGGCGGCTATTTGAATCTCGAAGCCGACCAGGCCGACATCCAGGTGTGCCCGAGCACCGAACTGGTCGACGAGGCGCCTCAGGGGTTGGCGACGGGCGTGGGCGGGTGGTACGGCGACGCGGCGACTGCGTGGAAGAAGCTGCCCTTCCCCGGCGACAACCTCGAGAGCGACGGCAGCTACCAGTACAACGCCTGGCTCATGACGCCAGCCTTCGCGGGCTTTTCGGGCCTGAGCAGCAACCCCAACTCGGCCGAGCTCCGGCTCAACCTGTTTCAGGGAACCGACAACGCTTTCGACGCTTCCAACACGCCTCTGGTGGGTGACGGCAGCTGGATCGCGGGCGGTGCCAAGGAGTATTACTACGGAACGGCTCTGGGTGGAGACGTGAGCGACATCGATCCGGTCCAACCGGTCACGCGGCAGGCGACGTCGACGAGCGTGGGCTGGGGCCCGACCACGCAGGTGATGGGGCACTACCTGAATCGACACAAGAACAGCGTCAATTTCTCGTTCGTGGATGGCAGCGGTCGTTCGGTCAGTCGTGCCGAAGTCTTCGAACTGAAGTGGCACAAGAACTTTGATATTGAATCATGGCCGGCACCCGACGGTATCCGCTAA
- a CDS encoding dockerin type I domain-containing protein, producing the protein MSLQTLNLTTTAALALTLAATHAVSSQTLITDTFERETGLINGELPPFNLSDWGTADNGVVDGKTGSILDADYITTLAGNGNEQTVGLTTDPPDSQYGEIRFGRVILDVNLATVPEIQQAGGFAIEFDINPADLGSNGGNGRDWGGFILADTNSTTIIGGALAIAKTNNQSVRFGAAPRNSGTVLLRPRQNLLLGDGNPFDGSINEPIIDQTVFDDYSSNWDPQADPIEDFLNPKFYRLRAEITSDFSEGAPSSARLYIGETGQPLTQIDLDGNAGNGVSDSDFSWGVGGSAYIAFLGNTQTHLFDNLLIEALASDPGLPGDFNNDGVVDALDIDLLTGAVRDSSSEPQYDLDENGTVDAADLDAMITDVIGTLFGDANLDQTVDLLDLSALASNFEGTAGWAGGNFNTDTSVDLLDLSTLASNFNQSAPTVPEPTGLILMGIGASLAARRRQ; encoded by the coding sequence ATGAGCCTGCAGACCCTGAACCTGACCACGACCGCCGCACTGGCCCTGACCCTCGCGGCAACCCACGCCGTGTCGTCACAGACCCTGATCACCGATACGTTTGAACGCGAGACGGGATTGATCAACGGCGAGTTGCCGCCCTTCAATCTCTCCGACTGGGGCACGGCGGACAACGGGGTGGTTGACGGCAAGACCGGTTCCATCCTCGACGCCGATTACATCACCACGCTCGCGGGCAACGGCAACGAGCAGACCGTCGGCCTGACGACCGATCCACCCGACAGCCAGTACGGCGAGATCCGTTTCGGGCGCGTGATCCTCGACGTCAATCTTGCCACGGTCCCTGAGATCCAGCAGGCCGGCGGCTTCGCCATCGAGTTCGACATCAACCCCGCCGACCTCGGTTCCAACGGCGGCAACGGGCGCGACTGGGGCGGCTTCATCCTTGCAGACACCAACAGCACAACGATCATCGGCGGTGCGCTCGCGATCGCGAAGACCAACAACCAGAGTGTTCGTTTCGGTGCGGCGCCGCGCAATTCCGGGACGGTGCTCCTGCGACCGCGGCAGAACCTGCTGTTAGGGGACGGCAACCCCTTCGACGGCTCCATCAACGAGCCGATCATCGATCAGACGGTCTTCGATGACTACAGCAGTAACTGGGACCCCCAGGCCGACCCGATCGAGGATTTCTTAAACCCGAAGTTCTATCGCCTCCGCGCCGAGATCACCTCGGACTTCTCCGAGGGTGCACCGAGCAGCGCCAGGCTTTACATCGGCGAGACTGGACAACCCCTGACGCAGATCGATCTTGACGGCAACGCCGGCAACGGCGTCTCGGACTCCGATTTCTCGTGGGGCGTGGGCGGCTCCGCTTACATCGCCTTCCTGGGAAACACCCAGACCCACCTCTTCGACAATCTGCTCATCGAGGCCCTCGCCAGTGACCCCGGATTACCCGGTGACTTCAACAACGACGGCGTCGTCGACGCGCTCGATATCGACCTGCTCACGGGCGCGGTGCGCGACAGCTCATCGGAGCCGCAATACGACCTGGACGAGAACGGCACGGTCGACGCGGCTGACCTCGACGCGATGATCACGGACGTGATCGGCACGCTTTTTGGCGACGCGAACCTCGATCAGACCGTCGACCTGCTCGACCTCTCGGCGCTCGCCTCGAACTTCGAAGGGACCGCGGGTTGGGCGGGCGGAAACTTCAACACCGACACGTCCGTCGACCTGCTTGACCTCTCGACGCTGGCCAGCAACTTCAACCAGTCAGCGCCAACCGTCCCCGAGCCGACCGGGCTGATCCTGATGGGCATCGGCGCGTCGCTCGCCGCCCGTCGGCGCCAATGA
- a CDS encoding alpha-L-rhamnosidase-related protein: MTTFAVSTRVAPQPMQAVFPVSTANWSSSWIGMPDDPTPSAPNTWLACRRTLELQQTPRRAVARIAADSKYWLYINGKLVVFEGALKRGPTPEGTWYDVVDLTHRIGKGSNTIAVLVWHFGKEGYCHKNSGKAGFLFELDVDASGSTLRSDSRWRVTRHPAYLDTGGPQPNYRLPESNIRFDARRDLAGWLEPDFDDADWPHAAVLSNPHEGPWGRLYERPIPQWHDSGLRHDLDVERQQMPDGSSLFIGRLPYNAQVTPWIDVEGPAGSLIDIRMDNYVGGSEPNLRAEYVTREGRQTYESLGWMNGHAIHVLVPEGVTVHALGYRETGYATQQTGSFSCDDTRLNTLWQKSARTLYVNLRDTMFDSPDRERAQWWGDTVLEMTQGFYGFDRRIDRLTRKAILELAAWQKPDGVLYSPIPAGNYSDELPQQMLASVGWYGFWSYYLFTGDADTIARVYPSVSQYMQLWSLDADGLVAHRDGGWPWADWGDNIDTPLLDNAWYALALRAQAKMAQLIGQHEDLPAIEHRLKSVATNFERVFWDGTGLRSADHGDNPYDDRGQALAYLAGLTRPEHQPALLAILQAEQWASPYMEKYVLEAMLRMGAIDAALDRMRQRYDEMIVSPITTLWEGWELNTAKYGGGTYNHAWSGGPMELLSRYVAGIEPIEPNWRRFGVNPRLGSLLHLSVTVPTEPEPIHLVARREDRQVSGTLTVPEGHEAVLPPHVHAGVADKPSQPCRQTTAPLPPGTWRFLCMTTDA; the protein is encoded by the coding sequence ATGACGACCTTTGCTGTTTCTACACGTGTTGCTCCCCAGCCGATGCAGGCCGTGTTTCCCGTATCGACCGCCAACTGGTCCTCGTCCTGGATCGGGATGCCCGACGACCCCACGCCGTCGGCACCGAACACCTGGCTCGCCTGCCGACGCACGCTCGAGCTGCAGCAGACCCCGCGACGCGCCGTGGCCCGTATCGCGGCCGACAGCAAGTACTGGCTCTACATCAACGGCAAGCTCGTTGTGTTCGAGGGTGCGCTCAAGCGTGGCCCCACGCCCGAGGGCACCTGGTATGACGTCGTCGATCTCACCCACCGGATCGGCAAGGGCAGCAACACCATCGCCGTACTCGTCTGGCACTTCGGCAAAGAGGGTTACTGCCACAAGAACAGCGGCAAGGCTGGATTTCTCTTTGAGCTCGACGTGGACGCATCCGGTTCCACGCTGCGTTCCGACAGCCGCTGGCGTGTCACACGACACCCCGCCTATCTCGACACGGGAGGCCCGCAGCCTAACTATCGTCTGCCCGAATCGAATATCCGCTTTGACGCACGCAGAGACCTCGCCGGGTGGCTGGAACCCGATTTCGATGACGCCGACTGGCCGCACGCGGCCGTCCTGAGCAATCCCCACGAGGGGCCGTGGGGTCGTCTCTACGAGCGGCCGATCCCGCAGTGGCACGACTCGGGTCTCCGTCATGACCTCGACGTCGAACGGCAGCAGATGCCCGATGGATCGAGCCTGTTCATCGGCAGACTTCCCTACAACGCCCAGGTCACGCCATGGATTGATGTAGAGGGGCCGGCAGGAAGTCTGATCGACATCCGCATGGACAACTACGTCGGCGGCAGCGAGCCCAACCTCCGCGCCGAGTACGTCACGCGTGAAGGTCGACAGACCTACGAGTCACTCGGATGGATGAACGGCCACGCCATCCACGTTCTCGTTCCGGAGGGCGTCACGGTTCACGCGCTGGGGTACCGCGAAACCGGCTACGCGACGCAGCAAACTGGATCTTTCTCCTGCGACGACACGAGGCTCAACACGCTCTGGCAGAAATCCGCACGCACGCTCTACGTGAATCTTCGCGACACGATGTTCGACTCGCCCGACCGTGAGCGAGCCCAGTGGTGGGGTGACACCGTCCTCGAGATGACCCAGGGCTTCTACGGCTTTGACCGACGCATCGACCGACTCACTCGCAAGGCCATCCTCGAGCTCGCGGCCTGGCAGAAACCGGATGGCGTGCTGTACTCGCCTATCCCCGCGGGCAACTACAGCGACGAGCTTCCTCAGCAGATGCTCGCCAGCGTCGGGTGGTACGGCTTCTGGTCCTACTATCTTTTTACCGGCGACGCTGACACGATCGCGCGTGTGTACCCATCGGTCAGCCAATACATGCAACTCTGGTCACTCGACGCCGACGGACTGGTCGCGCACCGCGATGGGGGTTGGCCATGGGCCGACTGGGGCGACAACATCGACACCCCCCTTCTGGACAACGCGTGGTACGCCCTGGCGCTGCGAGCTCAGGCCAAGATGGCCCAGCTCATCGGCCAGCACGAAGACCTGCCGGCGATCGAGCACCGACTCAAGAGTGTCGCGACCAACTTCGAACGCGTCTTCTGGGACGGGACGGGCCTGCGTTCTGCGGACCACGGCGACAACCCCTACGACGATCGTGGACAGGCACTCGCCTATCTCGCCGGTCTTACGAGACCCGAGCATCAGCCCGCGTTGTTGGCCATACTCCAGGCCGAACAATGGGCGAGCCCCTACATGGAGAAGTACGTCCTCGAGGCCATGCTGCGGATGGGGGCGATCGATGCCGCACTCGACCGGATGCGTCAACGCTATGATGAGATGATTGTCAGCCCGATCACGACGCTCTGGGAAGGCTGGGAACTCAACACCGCGAAGTATGGCGGGGGGACCTACAACCACGCGTGGTCGGGCGGACCCATGGAGTTGCTCAGCCGATACGTGGCGGGGATCGAGCCTATCGAACCGAACTGGCGTCGCTTCGGCGTGAATCCACGGCTGGGTTCGCTCCTCCATCTCAGCGTAACCGTGCCCACGGAACCGGAACCGATTCACCTGGTGGCCCGACGCGAGGATCGGCAGGTCAGCGGTACGCTGACGGTCCCCGAGGGGCACGAGGCGGTGCTCCCGCCTCATGTTCACGCCGGGGTTGCCGACAAGCCGTCTCAACCCTGTCGCCAGACCACGGCCCCCCTACCACCGGGGACGTGGCGTTTCTTGTGCATGACGACCGACGCCTGA
- a CDS encoding alpha-L-rhamnosidase-related protein, protein MPAERPDLINHSWTSQWIGLPGDPTPSPENLWLMFRRVFSIRSRPDRVLARIAGDTKYWLYVDGELVVFEGGLKRGPRPGASWYDTVDLTACLGEGDHTLALLLWHFGKDGFSHVSSGKGALLCELTVDGSPVPVIDTPWKVLRHPAYGSTGSPHPNFRLPESNLRYDARVDPGAWTAPGFDDAHWPAAVHLGPAGIDPWGELVERPIPLWRRSDWTPYERLERQELPDGQVLHIGVLPHNAQVTPCLEVEGPAGEIIDIRTDNYLGGSEPNVRAEYITKDGFQRHESPGWMNGHAVHYRVPRNLSVRNLAFRESGYDSSIVGGFACDDEELNTLWQKASRTLTVNLRDNFFDCPDRERAQWWGDVVLQIPQGFYAMDRRFDALARKAIDDLFNWRQPDGTLSSPVPGNFTDELPQQMLASVGHYGLWTYYLHSGDRDALSSTAEAVQAYLSLWKVDERGILEHRPGGWAWSDWGDNQDMRILESAWYILACRASARIARVLGDEDKARAHQAQADRLTETCRREFWDGAGFRSIEHTERPYDDRAQALACLAGMVRPSQYPAIARALQEQAWSSPYMEKYVLEALLKMGYIDQALERMKQRYAEMIASPITTLWEGWALNTARFGGGTYNHAWSGGPLELLSRCIAGVGPTEPGWKRFSVRPALGHLRQVDVVVPTEPDPIRLGLRKDQVGLEMKLTVPAGREAVVSHQTTTSRVCVNDRPDRSLSPETERTSTLPSGVWTIREFS, encoded by the coding sequence ATGCCAGCAGAAAGACCGGATCTGATCAACCATTCATGGACATCCCAGTGGATCGGCCTGCCCGGCGATCCGACGCCCAGCCCGGAAAACCTGTGGCTGATGTTCCGCCGCGTTTTCTCGATCAGGTCGAGGCCCGATCGCGTCCTCGCCCGCATCGCCGGGGATACCAAGTACTGGCTCTACGTCGATGGTGAACTTGTCGTCTTCGAGGGCGGTCTCAAGCGTGGGCCACGACCCGGAGCAAGCTGGTACGACACGGTCGACCTGACTGCCTGTCTCGGGGAAGGCGACCACACCCTCGCCCTGCTGCTCTGGCACTTCGGCAAGGACGGGTTTTCTCACGTCTCCAGCGGCAAGGGGGCGCTGCTCTGCGAACTGACCGTCGATGGCAGTCCGGTTCCTGTCATCGACACGCCTTGGAAGGTGCTCCGACACCCGGCGTATGGCAGCACGGGGTCGCCGCACCCGAACTTCCGTCTGCCCGAATCGAACCTGCGTTACGACGCCCGCGTCGACCCCGGGGCGTGGACCGCCCCCGGCTTTGATGATGCCCACTGGCCGGCAGCGGTTCATCTCGGGCCCGCCGGCATCGACCCGTGGGGCGAACTGGTCGAGCGTCCGATCCCGCTCTGGCGCAGGAGTGACTGGACACCTTATGAACGGCTGGAGCGTCAAGAGCTGCCCGACGGGCAGGTCCTGCACATCGGCGTGTTGCCCCACAACGCGCAGGTCACGCCTTGTCTCGAGGTGGAGGGTCCGGCCGGTGAGATCATCGACATCCGAACCGACAATTACCTTGGCGGGAGCGAGCCGAACGTCAGGGCTGAGTACATCACGAAGGATGGGTTTCAGCGTCATGAATCTCCCGGCTGGATGAATGGCCATGCCGTGCATTATCGCGTGCCCAGGAATCTGTCCGTGAGAAATCTTGCCTTTCGCGAGAGCGGTTACGACAGTTCGATTGTCGGCGGCTTCGCCTGCGACGACGAGGAACTCAACACGCTCTGGCAGAAGGCGTCCCGGACACTGACGGTCAATCTGCGGGACAACTTCTTCGACTGCCCCGACCGCGAGCGTGCGCAGTGGTGGGGCGACGTGGTCCTGCAGATCCCGCAGGGCTTCTACGCGATGGACCGTCGCTTCGATGCCCTCGCCCGCAAGGCCATCGATGACCTCTTCAACTGGCGGCAGCCCGACGGCACGCTGTCGTCGCCCGTGCCCGGCAATTTCACGGACGAACTGCCTCAGCAGATGCTCGCGAGTGTCGGTCACTATGGCCTGTGGACCTACTACCTGCACAGCGGGGACCGTGACGCTCTGTCCTCGACCGCCGAGGCCGTGCAGGCCTATCTGTCGCTGTGGAAGGTCGATGAACGAGGCATTCTGGAGCATCGCCCCGGCGGCTGGGCCTGGAGTGACTGGGGTGACAATCAGGACATGAGGATTCTGGAGAGCGCCTGGTACATCCTCGCCTGCCGCGCTTCGGCTCGCATCGCCCGTGTGCTCGGTGACGAAGACAAGGCCCGGGCTCATCAGGCTCAGGCCGACCGGCTCACCGAGACCTGCCGGCGTGAGTTCTGGGACGGAGCGGGATTCCGTTCGATCGAACACACCGAGCGCCCCTACGACGACCGGGCCCAGGCGCTGGCCTGTCTCGCGGGGATGGTGCGTCCGTCGCAGTACCCAGCGATCGCGCGTGCGCTGCAGGAGCAGGCCTGGTCGAGCCCCTACATGGAGAAATACGTCCTCGAAGCCCTTCTGAAAATGGGTTATATCGATCAGGCACTCGAACGCATGAAGCAGCGGTACGCCGAGATGATCGCAAGCCCCATCACCACGCTCTGGGAGGGCTGGGCACTCAACACCGCACGGTTTGGCGGCGGCACCTACAACCACGCGTGGTCGGGGGGCCCGCTTGAGCTGCTCAGCAGGTGTATCGCAGGCGTAGGGCCAACAGAACCCGGATGGAAGCGATTCTCTGTGCGCCCAGCGCTGGGACACCTGCGACAGGTCGATGTCGTCGTTCCGACCGAGCCGGACCCAATCAGGCTCGGTCTTCGCAAAGATCAGGTCGGTCTCGAAATGAAGCTGACGGTCCCCGCGGGGCGTGAAGCGGTCGTGTCGCATCAGACGACTACAAGCCGTGTCTGCGTCAATGACCGGCCGGATCGCAGCCTTTCGCCTGAGACAGAGCGAACGAGCACCCTCCCGTCCGGCGTGTGGACGATCCGTGAATTCAGCTAA
- a CDS encoding helix-turn-helix transcriptional regulator: protein MSLTNAQRGRGATSYTMIHYAWYTVMAPVRGMPSPFYVGQGVAHSPLYNSWTVPQEPMPEHVVFKLSLSEGGAVWVGDDMRPLRPGEASFRRVEDTEVHEGYHPDYRGEFEFLGFIFSGQSAVDLLLQMRAKYGAVYSLDLESPVVRRMLAQAREPSHYIRMTSSEGVRFYNDLIVALMEGVEDAETSRFSSQLAEQVEHTIRDNLAHAWTVQELAGEYGVTREHLTRAFTRAYGQAPHSYALELRIQEAARRLRHTDQPVKRIAIDLGFGSQAAFSRAFRRLLNMTPSDYRSVQKKTT, encoded by the coding sequence ATGTCTCTCACGAACGCACAACGCGGCAGAGGCGCGACCTCCTACACCATGATTCATTACGCGTGGTACACCGTCATGGCTCCGGTACGCGGTATGCCAAGCCCTTTTTATGTGGGGCAGGGCGTTGCGCACAGCCCGCTCTATAACTCCTGGACCGTGCCCCAGGAGCCGATGCCCGAGCACGTCGTCTTCAAGCTCTCGCTGTCGGAGGGGGGCGCGGTCTGGGTGGGTGACGATATGAGACCGCTGAGGCCGGGTGAGGCGAGCTTTCGACGGGTCGAGGACACAGAGGTTCACGAGGGTTATCACCCGGATTACCGGGGTGAGTTCGAGTTTCTCGGTTTCATCTTCTCGGGTCAGTCGGCGGTCGATCTGCTTCTGCAGATGCGGGCAAAGTACGGGGCCGTTTACAGCCTCGATCTCGAGAGCCCGGTGGTTCGGCGCATGCTGGCGCAGGCCCGTGAGCCGTCGCACTACATCCGGATGACGTCGTCAGAAGGGGTGCGTTTTTACAACGACCTGATCGTGGCTCTGATGGAAGGCGTCGAGGACGCCGAGACCAGTCGTTTCTCCAGTCAATTGGCCGAGCAGGTCGAGCACACGATCCGGGACAACCTCGCCCATGCCTGGACGGTTCAGGAACTGGCCGGGGAGTATGGCGTCACGCGTGAGCACCTGACGCGTGCCTTCACACGGGCATACGGGCAGGCGCCGCACAGCTACGCATTGGAATTGCGGATCCAGGAAGCGGCCCGACGACTCAGGCACACGGATCAACCGGTCAAGCGGATCGCGATCGATCTTGGCTTCGGATCGCAGGCGGCTTTCAGCCGGGCGTTCAGGCGGCTGCTCAACATGACGCCTTCGGACTACCGCTCGGTTCAGAAAAAAACAACGTAA